One Asterias rubens chromosome 1, eAstRub1.3, whole genome shotgun sequence genomic region harbors:
- the LOC117296051 gene encoding plant intracellular Ras-group-related LRR protein 5-like, translating into MPATGLKKTGQSSHRDDPSTEAVVHLKIKEARVHGCLILNQIKLQRLPSELVDKLNCLKHLYLSGCGLRGPLPSCLTRLHHLETLDISQNAINEIPQRICEELTRLITLDVSFNRVITLPKTISCLQSLEELTAAHNKIVVLPSCIGDLARLKVLDLTKNLLRDVPGEIFAGRMSCSLITLKLGGNLIRTLPAEAGLMHNLEELDLSENCCRYLPSTMRSLRKLKAFHHAGNDWMMCPPHIPGVPAKEQSSFGCKALEKLYSYVYPP; encoded by the exons ATGCCAGCAACTGGATTGAAAAAGACTGGACAAAGTAGTCATAGGGATGATCCTTCCACTGAAGCTGTTGTTCACCTAAAGATAAAAGAAGCCAGGGTGCATGGTTGCTTGATCCTAAATCAAATTAAACTTCAACGCCTACCAAGTGAACTAGTGGACAAGTTGAACTGCCTGAAACATCTGTACTTAAGTGGCTGTGGACTTAGAGGGCCTCTTCCATCATGTCTCACCCGACTTCATCATTTAGAAACACTGGACATCTCGCAGAATGCCATTAATGAGATACCTCAACGAATCTGTGAAGAATTGACCCGACTTATCACCTTAGATGTCAGTTTCAACAGGGTGATAACCCTACCCAAGACAATCAGCTGCCTGCAGAGTCTTGAGGAGCTCACGGCAGCTCATAATAAGATTGTGGTTCTACCGTCTTGCATCGGTGACTTGGCTCGTCTGAAGGTACTGGACTTGACTAAGAACCTCCTTCGGGATGTTCCAGGAGAGATATTTGCAGGGAGGATGTCTTGTAGTTTGATCACTCTGAAGCTCGGTGGAAACTTGATTAGGACTCTCCCAGCAGAAGCAGGCTTAATGCACAACTTGGAAGAGCTGGACTTGAGTGAAAATTGCTGTCGTTATTTGCCGTCGACAATGAGGTCACTGAGGAAACTAAAAGCCTTCCATCATGCTG GTAATGATTGGATGATGTGCCCGCCACATATACCAGGTGTGCCTGCCAAGGAACAGTCAAGCTTTGGATGCAAGGCTCTGGAGAAACTGTACAGTTATGTGTATCCACCATAA